The Pirellulaceae bacterium region GCCAAGCTACGAATTTGGTTTCGACTAGTTTTGATGCCAATGGAACAGCAAACGATGTTTTTGCATACGACGGTAGTGCCGTGGAATTGGTTAGCGCTAAGGGGCCCGGATATTTTACCGGCCAGTACAGCGTAGATGCTGATTTTGATATCAGCGATACCGGCAGGTATGTTGCATTTTCCAGTTCGTCCACAGGAATGAGTGACGGGGAACCGGGAAACGGCTATTGGCAGGTATATATCAGAGATGTCATTACATCAACTACAGAGCTGATTAGCCAATCGCTAATGGGAGGCGTCGGCGAGGGATACTCATATGCTCCCAGCATCAGTGGTGATGGACGATACGTGGCATTTCAAAGTTCGGCTCAACTGGATGCAATTGACGTCAATGGATGGTGGCATTATGACGTCTATGTCCGCGATCGAAATCTGCTCTCCATGCATTTGATCAGCATCAATGCAACAGGAACCAATTCCGGCGACAACTCGTCAGACAATCCACGTATCAGCCGTGACGGCTCTAAAGTCGCATTTCACAGTCTTGCGACCGATTTGGATGGTGCCGCTATGGACGGCAACGGTGCCTATGATGTCTTCGTTCGCAATTGGCAAGCGTTCAGTCCATCGACTCGTTTGGTGAGTCTCAGTGCAGTGAGTGCCGATAGTGCTAACGCAGAATCTCGCAATCCAGCGCTTAGTGAAAACGGTGCGGTCGTGACATTTTGGAGTCAGGCGACGAATTTAGTTTCGACTAGCTTTGATGCCAATGGCACCGCCTGGGATGTATTCGCTTACGATGGGAGTGCGGTTGAATTAGTTACGATCAAGGGTACCGGGAGATTTACTGGTCAGACTGGTGTGGATTCCGTGTTTGATATCAGCGATACCGGCAGGTACGTAGCATTTTCTAGCTCATCCAATGGATTGAGCGATGGAGTCACCGGCAACGGTTATTGGCAGGTATACGTCAGAGATGTCACTACATCGTCTACTGAACTGATCAGCGAATCATTGCTGGGAGGAGTCGGAGAAAATTACTCAAACATGCCGAGCATCAGTGGTGATGGACGCTATGTGGCGTTTCAAAGTTTTGCTCAACTGGACCCAGTCGATGATCTTTGGTGGAACAGCGATATTTTTGTTCGCGACAGAAATCTATCGACAACTCATTTGATCAGCGTCAACGCAGCGGGAACGAGTTCCGGGGATAACTACTCGCAATCGCCTCGCATTAGCCGCGACGGTTCAACGGTTGTTTTTCAGAGCAATTCCGGCGACCTAGACGCCAATGTCGCCGACACCAATCAGTTAGACGTTTTCATCCGCAAATGGAACGCGCCAGCGCCCGTGACTGATTTACTTAGTAGAAATTCGTCCGGGACATCAAGTTCCAACAGCGATTCTTACTCCCCGATCATCAGTGAAAACGGAGCAACCGCTGTCTTCTACAGCTATGGCACTGACCTGACCACTGTGGGTGATAGTAATGGATACCCAGACATCTTTGCCGTTAAGTTGGCTTCAATTGCCGTCAGCCCAGCCAGCGCAGTCAAACCAGAAGGAGATGCTGGCATCCAGGGTTATACGTTTACAGTTCAGAGAAGCTGGTTCACGGGCAGTGCCTTCACTGTTGACTGGTCCGTTTCCGGAATTGGCCCCAACCCTGCGGATGCAGCGGATTTTGGTGGCACACTGCCAAGCGGCCAGCTTTCTTTTGGTATTCATGAAACATCCAAGACAATTACGGTAAATGTCAGCGGTGAGTCGCTGGTAGAACTTGATGAGCATTTCCGCGTCACCCTGGTTGACTCGACCAACAATTCGCAAATCGTCGTAGCCACCGCAGATGGCGTGATTGAGAATGACGACCACGCGATAATCGATATCAGTCACGTGACGCTGGCTGAGGGCTCTGGTGTGGGCACGACCGCGTTTGTCTTTAACGTAACAATTAGCAATCCTGTCGATGTGGGTGTTAGCCTATCGGCAAGTACGCAGAATGTGACTGCGGTAGCCCCTGGGGATTATGCGGCAGTGGTTTCCGCCCCCATCAGCTTCTCAGCAGGCAGCACGACCACTCAACAAGTGACGGTTCAGGTTAATCGAGATAACCTGGTAGAACTGGACGAAGTGTTTAATGTACTGCTGAGTGGACTATCGGCTGGTGGCCTTAGCGTCTCGTTGGGTACTTCGACCGGCGTGGGCACCATTGAAAATGATGACAGTGCCACTATCAATATCAGCAGCGTCACGCTGGCCGAAGGCTCAGGTGTCGGTACGACCGCCTTTGTCTTTAATGTGACGATCACCAACCCCGTCGATGTACCTGTAAGCCTACAAGCCAACACTCAAAACGTTACCGCCACCGCACCCAGTGACTTTACAGCGCTGGTTGCAGCGCCAGTTGTCTTCGGTGCCAGCAGTACCACCACCCAACAGGTGACCGTGCAGGTCAGTCGAGATAATCTGGTAGAACTGGACGAAGTGTTTAATGTGCTGCTGAGTGGACTATCGGCCGCTGGTCGCAACGTGTCGCTAGGAACGTCGAGCGGTGTGGGCACGATACAGAATGATGACAGTGCCACTATCAACATCAGCAGCGTCACGCTGGCCGAAGGCTCTGGTGTCGGTACGACTGCGTTTGTGTTTGATGTAACCATTAGTAATCCTGTCGATGTAGGTGTTAGCTTAGCGGCAAATACGCAGAATGTGACTGCGGTAGCCCCTGGGGATTATACGGCAGTGGTTTCCGCCCCCATCAGCTTTTCGGCCAGCAGCACCACGACTCAGCAGGTCACGGTCCAGGTCAATCGAGATAACCTAGTAGAACTGAACGAGACATTCAATGTACTGCTGAGCAGCCTGTCGGCTTCGGGCCGCAGCGTATCGTTGGGAACATCGACCGGCGTGGGCACAATTCAAAATGATGACAGTGCTACTATCAACATCAGCAGCGTCACGCTGGCCGAAGGCTCTGGTGTCGGTACGACTGCGTTTGTGTTTGATGTAACCATTAGCAATCCTGTCGATGTAGGTGTTAGCCTGTCGGCAAATACGCAGAATGTAACTGCGGTAGCCCCTGGGGATTATACGGCAGTGGCTTCCGCCCCCATCAGCTTTTCGGCTAACAGCACCACGACTCAGCAGGTCACGGTCCTGGTGAATCGAGATAACCTAGTGGAGTTGGATGAGACATTCAATGTATTGCTGAGCAGCCTGTCGGCTTCGGGCCGCAGCGTATCGTTGGGAACGTCGACCGGCGTGGGCACGATTCAAAATGATGACAGTGCTACTATCAACATCAGCAGCGTCACGCTGGCCGAAGGCTCTGGTGTCGGTACGACCGCCTTTGTCTTTAATGTGACGATCACCAACCCAGTCGATGTATCTGTGAGCCTGCAAGCCAACACTCAAAACGGTACCGCCACTGCCCCAAGTGATTTTACAGCGGTGGTTGCAACACCAGTTGTCTTCGGTGCCAGCAGCACCACCACCCAACAGGTGACCGTGCAGGTCAATCGAGATAACCTAGTAGAACTGGATGAAGTGTTTAATATACTGCTGAGCGGATTATCGTCCGGTGGTCGCAATGTTTCGCTGGGAACGTCGACCGGTGTGGGCACGATACAGAATGATGACAGTGCCACTATCAACATCAACAGCGTCACGCTGGCTGAGGGTTCAGGGGGGGGTACGACTGCGTTTGTGTTTGATGTAACGATCACCAGTCCAGTGGATGTATCTGTGAGTCTCCAGGCCAACTCACAGAACGGAACAGCCACAGCACCGAGTGATTTTACAGCACTGGTCGCAGTTCCGGTTGTATTTGCTGCTAGCAGCACGACGACCCAACAGGTAACAGTGTTGGTTAATCGAGATAACCAATATGAATCGACCGAAGCATTCCAAGTCCTGCTCAGCAGTCTATCGGCGTCGGGCCGTAACGTATCGCTGGGCACCTCGACTGGTACCGGTACTATTGTCAATGACGATTTTTCCTCGATCACTAGTCGTTTCATCTACCACAGCGGTTTCACGGGAGCAGGCTCGCCTATCGACACAGTTAAGGTTGTGGCATTGGAGGGGGCTGTAGCGCAAGAATTGGGCTACAACAACATCATTAACTCGTCACGGGGTCTGAATGGACTGGCGTTTGACATCAGCGGTTTGCCCGGAACGGTTACCGCATCGGATTTTGTGTTTCAGATGAGTCCGACTGGCGCGTATAACGTTGGCTTAAATCCGCCTGCGGGCTGGGCGACCGCGCCAGCACCATCTTCAGTCACGGTTACGCCCGGTTCGCCTGATCGAGTATTGGTCCAGTGGCCCAACAACGCCATTGCAAATCGCTGGCTGCGGGTCACGGTGCTGGCCAATTCGAATACCGGACTGCAAGTGCCGCAAGTCTACTATGCCGGGCACCTGCTTGGTGAAACAACCGGTCCGTCTCTTGGATACTTTACGGTATCATTTGCCGACATTACTCCCATTCGCGACAATGTGTCGCTGATCGTCGGTGCTGGCAGCATCCACGACATCGACAAGAACGGTACCATCGCCTTCGCCGACATCACCGCCATGCGGTCTAATATATCGGCGCAACTGCCAGTGATTACCATCCAGTCGCCCGGTGGCGGTGGCCACAATGGCGAAGGCGAATCCTGGGGCCCTGCAACGAGTGCCAGTGAGGCCAGTGCCAACGGGACTCAATCGCTGGATTTCGCAGCGCCACTGTTGGAGCCAGCGCCACTGTTGGAGCCACTGTCATCCCCCACAAACAATCTGCGATCAATATTGCTAACTGAAAGTGAAGCGGCGGATGTGACTTCAAAATTGAGGACGACTACGTTGGCTAGTACCAAAGTGTCGGACAGATACTCGGCAGACGTTGACGAAGTGTATGCGAGTATTGCCAATTCCTCCAATGATCGTGACTTGGCTACCATCGACGCAGCTTTGGAATTGCTGTCCAGCGAGAAACTGTTGTAGCGGTAGGAGACTTGTGATGGCAGATTGACCAGGAGCTGTCAAATCAGCTCCTGAATCGGACGCCCCCGATCCACGATAGGAGTGGGGCGGCCGTTAAAGTCTTCGAGGAAGACTTTGGATGAATCAATGCCCAGATGATGATATAACGTTGCCAGAAAATCGCCTGGGCCGCAGCGGCGTTCGATGGCGTCTTCGCCCAGCCGGTCTGTGGCACCGACAACTTGACCAACGCGAATACCTCCGCCTGCCCAAACGTTCGAAAAGCCTCGCACCCAGTGATCGCGGCCGGGTTGCTTCGTTCCGGCCGGTGCGCTTCCGTCGCCAGCTCCTGTACTGGCATCATAGGAAATGCGTGGAGTCCGACCAAATTCGCCGGTCACCACGACTAATATATTTTCATCTAAGCCCCGCTGGTAGATATCTTCAATCAGCGCCGTCACGGCTTGGTCGTAAACTTCAGCCCGGAAGCGGAGCGCCTCAAAGACGTTGTGATTGACAGCATGATCATCCCAATTGTGGACACGCCCACACAACTTGCCACTCAGGCTAGTGGTAATAATGTCAACTCCCGCTTCCGCCAACCGTCGCGCCATCAGCAGTTGCTGCCCCCAACTATTGCGACCATAGCGATCGCGAGTCGCATCATCTTCCATCGTCAGATCGAACGCCCGCTTCGTTTGAGCATCGGTCAATAGCGACAGAGCCTGAGACTCAAATTGGTCGAGTGCTCCGAGTTCTCCGCTGCGGTCAAAGGCCCTGTCGAGTGTATCGAGTTGCTGCCGCAGACTAACGCGACGCTGGATGCGGCCAACTTCACTAGCGTCTGATAAGCCGATGTTGGGTACGACGAAACTCGGCGCGCTAGGATCGCCAGTAATGCTAAATGGCGAATAGGCATCGCCCAAATAGGCCGGTCCGTTGTATTCGGTGGGCGGATTGATGCCTACGTAGCCTGGCAACGATCGCTCTGCGCCTGCCTTGCGGCTGAGCAAGTAATGCGATACCGACATCCAATCAGGATACTTTGGTGCCGGCTTGTCGCGCGTATCAGGGTCTCCCGATAGCAACTGCATCGATCCGGCAGGATGGCCGGGAGCGTATTGATACATCGACCGTAGAACTACCATTTTGTCGGCAATTGCAGCTTGGCGTGGTATCAATTCGGTGAATTGATATCCAGGCAATTTGGTGGCGATCTGCCCAAAGGGTCCCCGATATTCACTACTTGCGTTGGGCTTGGGGTCATAGGTGTCGATGTGTGAACAACCGCCCGGCTGCCAAACCATGATGATCGACTTGCCAGATCGACTGCTGTTTGATTGACTGGTGGCGGATTGACCGTCCATGGCCCGCAGTCTCAGCAATCCCGGCAGCGACAGTCCACCGGCGCCCGCGAGACCGAACTGCATAAAGCAGCGACGATTGGGCAATCGTTGTGCTAGCGGCCCTGGACAACAGCGAGGTGGCTGGGTCATCGCGATTCCTCCTTGGGTAGGACTTCGAGTGTTACCGGTCGAGTAACTATGATATCCACAATGTCTTGCGGTTGTGAGCGACGGGTAGCCGCTTTCAACCCTTCGTCAGCAGCCATCAAGGCGGCCTCAGCGTCTTTGAGTTGTTGCTCATCGAATTCTTGACCGCTCCCTGGTGATTTCTTGGCCGACGATTCAGATTGCTCGGCACTCTTCGGCGCGTTGGCGGCGGCCAGTTGTTCACGTTGTCGGGTGAGTTCCTCGACGCGCTGCGCCGCAACCTGCTTGGCGGCAGTTGCCTTGTCAACGGCCTGGGGGTAGTCGCGATACTTGGCCACAGCCGGTCCCAAAAATGCAAGGGTATAGATTCCTGGCTCAGTCTTTAAGGCTGCCAAGTCGAGTTTCACTTCGGCACTGCTCTCTTGCAACGCTATTTCAAAACGAGAATTACTTTGAAAGCCGTTGCCAATCGTAGTGAGATTGAGAACCGAGCCGGAGAATTCACAGCTACGATGAATGCTTAGCGGAATTGCAATTGAACTACCAGCCACTGCCTGAATGTGACACCGGCCGCTAGAATCCACCGCAGATTGAATTGTGATAGTAGATGATTCGGCGTCGGTTACCGAAACAGGCATCATCAATGTTAGTCGCGGCTTGGGAAACTCTTGCCAA contains the following coding sequences:
- a CDS encoding PD40 domain-containing protein → MSISKRAFRWISKLAGRQESRRARRSARRIFQAELLEARRLLSVSLPELISINDPGTATAAGSFEYTSQSLSGDGRYQVFSSSAADIVAGDSNGTYDVFLRDLQTGVTTLVSRAAGGTAANNASQTAVISADGAYVAFQSYATDLDVTGLNSTSGYGQIYRWQRSTGEITLISPNADGTDGANNYSYEASINENGTKIVYRTYSSDLVAGVLDTNGQTDVYLRDLTGTPSTILVSRSAADPLQTADGGSDSQRISRDGSTVVFRTWAPDIEMGVTDVNGTNWDLVAFDVSSQTNRYISVQSTAPSSGNAGSTRTEQSLSDDGRYEVFASDASDLVEGDTNGSSDVFLRDLQTGTTTLISRAVGGGSANYSSHHAVISGDGNYVAFYSHATNLDVTGINSTSGYSQIYRWHRGSGQIELISVNSSDTDGGNYYSYNPTISGDGQRIAYQSIAQDLIAGLVDANGYNYDVYLRDLTGAPTTILVSRSSASPLQTANHYSDSQRISRDGSRVVYKTGATDIELAVTDINRNGLDLVSFEVATLTNQYVSVESTAPSSGNSGSSRTEQSLSDDGRYEVFASDASDLVDGDTNGTTDVFLRDLQTGTITLISRASGGGSANNSSYYAVISGDGNYVAFYSHATDLDVTGTISTSGYSQIYRWQRSSEQLELISVNSSDSDGGNYYSYYPAISGDGQRIAYQSLAQDLITGLVDANGYAYDIYVRDLTGVPTTTLVSRSSVDPLQTGDYGSINQKISYDGSTVVFLSSASDLVSGVADGNGTGYDLFAYDIASGTMTAVNLIPDGTATGNYSVDTAFSLSDDGQVIAFSSYATDVHPVKTDGYSDVFVRDLSVPFTGVELISVNNFGDEADWTANRPQLDASGNFVAFESYASNLDPLPSSWINNVYIRDRGASTTQLISVNSSGTAGGDYHVTEVRLSRNGAMVAFVSQASDLDGSVSDTNGSLDIFVRDWQSISPTTRLVSRDAAGLDSANFPSWQPAVSQDGSVVTFTSQATNLVSTSFDANGTANDVFAYDGSAVELVSAKGPGYFTGQYSVDADFDISDTGRYVAFSSSSTGMSDGEPGNGYWQVYIRDVITSTTELISQSLMGGVGEGYSYAPSISGDGRYVAFQSSAQLDAIDVNGWWHYDVYVRDRNLLSMHLISINATGTNSGDNSSDNPRISRDGSKVAFHSLATDLDGAAMDGNGAYDVFVRNWQAFSPSTRLVSLSAVSADSANAESRNPALSENGAVVTFWSQATNLVSTSFDANGTAWDVFAYDGSAVELVTIKGTGRFTGQTGVDSVFDISDTGRYVAFSSSSNGLSDGVTGNGYWQVYVRDVTTSSTELISESLLGGVGENYSNMPSISGDGRYVAFQSFAQLDPVDDLWWNSDIFVRDRNLSTTHLISVNAAGTSSGDNYSQSPRISRDGSTVVFQSNSGDLDANVADTNQLDVFIRKWNAPAPVTDLLSRNSSGTSSSNSDSYSPIISENGATAVFYSYGTDLTTVGDSNGYPDIFAVKLASIAVSPASAVKPEGDAGIQGYTFTVQRSWFTGSAFTVDWSVSGIGPNPADAADFGGTLPSGQLSFGIHETSKTITVNVSGESLVELDEHFRVTLVDSTNNSQIVVATADGVIENDDHAIIDISHVTLAEGSGVGTTAFVFNVTISNPVDVGVSLSASTQNVTAVAPGDYAAVVSAPISFSAGSTTTQQVTVQVNRDNLVELDEVFNVLLSGLSAGGLSVSLGTSTGVGTIENDDSATINISSVTLAEGSGVGTTAFVFNVTITNPVDVPVSLQANTQNVTATAPSDFTALVAAPVVFGASSTTTQQVTVQVSRDNLVELDEVFNVLLSGLSAAGRNVSLGTSSGVGTIQNDDSATINISSVTLAEGSGVGTTAFVFDVTISNPVDVGVSLAANTQNVTAVAPGDYTAVVSAPISFSASSTTTQQVTVQVNRDNLVELNETFNVLLSSLSASGRSVSLGTSTGVGTIQNDDSATINISSVTLAEGSGVGTTAFVFDVTISNPVDVGVSLSANTQNVTAVAPGDYTAVASAPISFSANSTTTQQVTVLVNRDNLVELDETFNVLLSSLSASGRSVSLGTSTGVGTIQNDDSATINISSVTLAEGSGVGTTAFVFNVTITNPVDVSVSLQANTQNGTATAPSDFTAVVATPVVFGASSTTTQQVTVQVNRDNLVELDEVFNILLSGLSSGGRNVSLGTSTGVGTIQNDDSATININSVTLAEGSGGGTTAFVFDVTITSPVDVSVSLQANSQNGTATAPSDFTALVAVPVVFAASSTTTQQVTVLVNRDNQYESTEAFQVLLSSLSASGRNVSLGTSTGTGTIVNDDFSSITSRFIYHSGFTGAGSPIDTVKVVALEGAVAQELGYNNIINSSRGLNGLAFDISGLPGTVTASDFVFQMSPTGAYNVGLNPPAGWATAPAPSSVTVTPGSPDRVLVQWPNNAIANRWLRVTVLANSNTGLQVPQVYYAGHLLGETTGPSLGYFTVSFADITPIRDNVSLIVGAGSIHDIDKNGTIAFADITAMRSNISAQLPVITIQSPGGGGHNGEGESWGPATSASEASANGTQSLDFAAPLLEPAPLLEPLSSPTNNLRSILLTESEAADVTSKLRTTTLASTKVSDRYSADVDEVYASIANSSNDRDLATIDAALELLSSEKLL
- a CDS encoding DUF1501 domain-containing protein encodes the protein MTQPPRCCPGPLAQRLPNRRCFMQFGLAGAGGLSLPGLLRLRAMDGQSATSQSNSSRSGKSIIMVWQPGGCSHIDTYDPKPNASSEYRGPFGQIATKLPGYQFTELIPRQAAIADKMVVLRSMYQYAPGHPAGSMQLLSGDPDTRDKPAPKYPDWMSVSHYLLSRKAGAERSLPGYVGINPPTEYNGPAYLGDAYSPFSITGDPSAPSFVVPNIGLSDASEVGRIQRRVSLRQQLDTLDRAFDRSGELGALDQFESQALSLLTDAQTKRAFDLTMEDDATRDRYGRNSWGQQLLMARRLAEAGVDIITTSLSGKLCGRVHNWDDHAVNHNVFEALRFRAEVYDQAVTALIEDIYQRGLDENILVVVTGEFGRTPRISYDASTGAGDGSAPAGTKQPGRDHWVRGFSNVWAGGGIRVGQVVGATDRLGEDAIERRCGPGDFLATLYHHLGIDSSKVFLEDFNGRPTPIVDRGRPIQELI